From Cercospora beticola chromosome 6, complete sequence, a single genomic window includes:
- a CDS encoding uncharacterized protein (BUSCO:EOG09265DWT): MSRHHPDLVMCRKTSGISIGRLCDKCDGKCPVCDSYVRPTTLVRICDECAFGNYQNKCVVCGGEGISDAFYCFECTRLEKDRDGCPKIINLGSSRTDLFYQKKNFRNH; this comes from the exons ATGTCGCGCCATCACCC CGATCTCGTCATGTGCCGCAAGACGTCCGGCATCTCCATCGGCCGACTCTGCGATAAGTGCGACGGGAAGTGCCCTGTCTGCGACTCCTACGTACGACCTACGACGTTAGTCCGAATCTGCGACGAATGCGCCTTCGGAAACTATCAGAACAAATGCGTGGTCTGTGGTGGCGAAGGCATCTCGGACGCTTTCTACTGCTTCGAGTGCACGCGACTCGAGAAGGACAGGGATGGGTGTCCAAAGATTATCAACCTTGGTAGTTCGAGGACGGATCTGTTCTACCAGAAGAAGAATTTTAGGAATCATTGA
- a CDS encoding uncharacterized protein (CAZy:PL1): MKFSVLFAAAQLAACASASPAWNEWFKRDRVRQPAGLEGFGWDNPLGPTTGGSGGKVFNVKTDAALVAALAATDSKKTIYLEGEFRPTARLRVGSNVSLLGKGKGANIVGQGITIINATNVIVRNIGIRFVEDNDGITIQNTTRVWIDHNEFESQISLELGPDFYDGQLDIVRASDWITVSHNYFHDHWKSSLVGNSDVLREVDEGHLHITYHHNYWRNCGTRGPAGRFGHQHIYNNLYEDFLYQAIHSRSDNQVLVEGNKFKGNTRTALSTYGLVIPEDSPNTCVCGDEELDGFANLGAKNDFGRADVNITQVGTFKKAPYKYSLTPLKSVESVVKKNAGLGKVKV; encoded by the exons ATGAAGTTCTCCGTTCTTTTCGCCGCTGCTCAGCTGGCTGCATGCGCTTCTGCGAGCCCAGCGTGGAATGAATGGTTCAAAAGAGATCGCGTGCGACAGCCTGCTGGACTGGAGGGCTTTGGTTGGGACAATCCACTCGGTCCTACAACAGGTGGCTCAGGTGGCAAGGTCTTCAACGTGAAGACTGATGCTGCACTCGTggcagctcttgcagctACAGACAGCAAGAAGACGATCTACCTCGAGGGCGAGTTCCGTCCAACTGCACGTCTCCGAGTCGGCTCAAACGTCAGTCTGCTTGGAAAGGGCAAGGGAGCCAACATCGTTGGCCAGGGTATCACTATCATCAATGCGACCAACGTCATCGTCCGAAACATCGGCATTCGCTTTGTGGAAGACAACGATGGAATCACGATTCAGAACACTACTCGTGTCTGGATCGACCACAACGAGTTCGAAAGCCAGATCAGCTTGGAGCTTGGCCCGGATTTCTACGATGGTCAGCTCGACATCGTCCGCGCCTCGGACTGGATCACTGTTTCGCACAACTACTTCCATG ACCACTGGAAGTCATCTCTCGTCGGCAACTCTGACGTGCTTCGCGAAGTTGACGAAGGCCACCTGCACATTACCTACCACCACAACTACTGGCGCAACTGCGGTACCCGTGGTCCTGCAGGACGTTTCGGACACCAACACATCTACAACAATCTCTACGAGGATTTCCTGTACCAAGCCATCCACTCCCGCTCGGACAACCAAGTCTTGGTCGAAGGAAACAAGTTCAAGGGCAACACCAGGACTGCTTTGTCGACTTACGGATTGGTCATCCCAGAGGACTCCCCAAACACTTGTGTCTGCGGAGACGAGGAACTTGATGGCTTTGCAAACTTGGGTGCTA AGAACGACTTCGGAAGAGCCGATGTGAACATCACGCAAGTGGGTACTTTCAAGAAGGCACCTTACAAGTACAGCTTGACTCCACTCAAGTCTGTTGAGTCGGTCGTGAAGAAGAATGCTGGACTTGGCAAGGTCAAGGTTTGA
- a CDS encoding uncharacterized protein (CAZy:PL1) produces the protein MKFTSSIALAAMASLATAIPTNNAKRADGPVGYASQNGGTTGGAGGTTTTVSSLAQFTAAAQADAPTVVYVKGTIKGDVKVRVTSDTSIVGLDSSSKLEGISLYIKDVKNVIVQNIASSKVVAKTGDAIGIQKSTNVWVDHVDLSSDLSADKDYYDGLLDVSHAADWITVSNSKLHDHHKTSLVGHSDSNAKEDTGKLHITYANNHWANIGSRAPLLRFGSAHVFNNYYENVSTSGVNTRMGAKALVESTVFSNVVKPILSVDSKETGTAETNDVDLGGAENTAPKGSFGTVPYSYTLLGSSKVKAAVVGTAGNTLKLG, from the exons ATGAAGTTCACCTCTTCGATCGCCCTGGCGGCGATGGCTTCTTTGGCCACTGCCATCCCCACAAACAATGCCAAGCGTGCCGATGGCCCTGTCGGATACGCATCCCAGAACGGCGG CACCACTGGTGGTGCAGGTGGTACTACTACAACTGTCAGCTCCCTTGCTCAGTTCACTGCCGCTGCCCAGGCCGACGCGCCAACGGTTGTCTACGTAAAGGGCACCATCAAAGGCGATGTCAAGGTCCGTGTCACATCCGACACTTCGATCGTCGGTCTCGACTCCTCCTCCAAGCTTGAGGGCATCTCCCTCTACATCAAGGATGTCAAGAACGTCATCGTCCAGAACATTGCCAGCAGCAAGGTCGTTGCTAAGACTGGCGATGCCATCGGCATCCAAAAGTCCACCAACGTCTGGGTCGACCATGTGGATCTCTCTTCCGACCTCTCGGCCGACAAGGACTACTACGACGGTCTGCTCGACGTGAGCCACGCCGCCGACTGGATCACCGTTTCCAACTCCAAGctccacgaccaccacaAGACCTCTCTCGTCGGCCACAGCGACAGCAACGCCAAGGAGGACACTGGCAAGCTCCACATCACCTACGCCAACAACCACTGGGCAAACATCGGCTCTCGTGCACCACTGCTCCGCTTCGGAAGTGCTCACGTCTTCAACAACTACTACGAGAACGTCTCCACCAGCGGTGTGAACACCCGCATGGGCGCCAAGGCACTCGTTGAGAGCACCGTCTTCAGCAACGTCGTCAAGCCAATCCTCAGCGTTGACAGCAAGGAGACCGGAACAGCCGAGACCAACGATGTCGATCTCGGTGGTGCTGAGAACACTGCACCAAAGGGCAGCTTCGGCACTGTTCCTTACTCTTACACTCTCCTCGGAAGCAGCAAGGTCAAGGCCGCCGTTGTTGGAACTGCTGGCAACACCTTGAAGCTCGGTTAA